The genomic stretch TGAGATGTACTTGAGATGTTTACACTGTGTAGCCACTTACACTGCATACACCTGAGAATAACGTTGCAGTCTTCTGCCTGCAGGGTGCGCTGTGTGAGGAGAATATGCGCGCAATTCGCTTTGACATTCATGACGTGACACTGCACGCAGACGCCATCCACCGCGGTGGAGGACAGATTATTCCCACAGCTCGCAGGGTCCTGTACGCCTGCCAGCTCACTGCTCAGCCACGTCTCATGGAGCCTGTTTATCTGGTGGAGATACAGGTACACATggaaatatattatttttaattttaacatcCCAGACAAATACTAAAAGTAGCTCAATAAATAGGATTGTTGCCTTTTTTAGAGTACAGTATATTCATTCACCTAAGGCTATAATTATCCAAAACCTCTGCAGAAGCTTTTACAGAGCTAACTTAAGCGTTCAAGAATGAACTTTTTTGTTGTGTCATTCTTTGGCATATGTCTGTACAGTGCCCGGAGCAGGTGGTCGGTGGTATCTATGGTGTGTTGAATAGGAAACGAGGTCATGTGTTTGAGGAATCCCAAGTGATGGGCACTCCCATGTTTGTGGTGAAAGCCTACCTGCCTGTCAACGAGTCCTTTGGTGAGTAGGTGTTTCTGTCTGAAAAGGATGTCCTGCAATGTTAAACAGTAATACTTAAGTGCATTTATTCCCTCCAGGGTTCACAGCTGATCTGCGCAGTAACACTGGAGGTCAGGCCtttcctcagtgtgtgtttgaccacTGGCAGATTCTCCAGGGTGACCCCAGTGACCCTGCCAGCAGACCCTTCCAAGTTATTGCTGAAATTAGGAAACGCAAAGGTTTGAAAGAGGGCATAACTGCCCTTGACAACTACTTGGACAAACTGTAAACATTGACCCTGGATTATAAAATACCAAATCAGTCTTTAAACCCTACCCCATGGGCACTTTGCACAGGCTTAAAGATACATTGCACAAATTGTTTTGACTTTACGtccggaaaaaaaaaacaacaaagtttaAGCTTTTGTTATAGGCTAGTGGAAGCCATGatgctttttttcatttcacagctACAGTACACCAAGTGCCTAGGGTGAGGGTTTTTGGGAACAAATTGGATCAGAACAGTTGTATTAGCAGTTCCTCGTTTCTTCTATTCCTCTACATCAGCCCCTTTTCACCTCACTCGTGCCAGAATGGGCCTGTACAGTGCACTGTGATACCGCTGCAATAATGCATATTTAAACGGATCATGGCCAGATAAAACCATGAAAATCACAATAAAGTGTTACAGAAGTCAAACTCACTGGATTGGACCTTTGTTCAGTGgatgtaattaaaaacattaaactcaTGATGAAAATATGACTCCTGAAATTCTGTTATTGCTCTAGTCAGGCGGCAAGACTGAAGGactagtttgacattttaggagAAAGGCTTGTTTGTTATCTGGCACTGATATTGAGAAGTTCGATATGAGCTATTGGCCCCCACTGTATCTGGCAGTGTAACACAGAAACCAACCAGTActttagagctgaaatgattagttaaTGAATTGGTCATTTGCCTGGATATTTATTGGCAAAAAATTGATCTATTCATATTTTAAGTGATTTCTAAGCATAAATGCCAAAACTTCACTGGTGCCAGCTtctaaatgtgaatattttcgTGTTTCAAAGTTGAAAGTAGAAGCTCAAAACTCAGGTTTTGGTTTTTGATTTGCTGGCTGGACAAAACAAGCCTATATTACCTTGGGCTTCAGGGAATAATGCTGCACATTGTGGACTGCTAAGGAAAATACTTGCCAGCTGTTACCACTTTGCCTGAggttttgtttgtcttaatTACTTGAAATTGAAGAAATTTGAtgaaacaacaaataagctcaatagaaattaaaacactgaatgtcTTTAGATATTAGTTCCAATACAAGTCTGGGGGCAAAAGGATAGAGACCTGAGGACCGGTCAGCACTGATATCCCaccttagcttagcacaaagccTGTAAACAGGGGACCTTAATTTATTCATGAGAAACAGCCTCTGTTACTCTGTCCAACATCAGAATCCACCTACCAGCCCTTCTAAAGTTTACTTGTTAACACAATATTCTTTTTATTCTacataaaatgtacaaacaCTTCAAGCTAATTCATTTGCTTCAAGAAATTGTACCAACCATGTTTGGGTTCTTAAGTTATAACAAAACTAAATTCTTTAGTTTTACCGTTATTAAATTGTTCTGGCTTTTTCCCCGGAGTGGCACCAATCTTCTTATCTAACACTAACTTTTGCAACAAagtagaaatgtgttttaacctttacaaaaaaaataaaacaagcaccCAGAATACTTTTTCCTCACTCTTTAATCAATACTTAATGTATTTCAAGTTACATATATAATGTTAATAAATGCCACTTTATTATACAACCCCTTAACCTCTGCACCAAGAGGGAAAGCTCCTCTGCCcatactttttaaaacaaagctaaaaagaAACATATCTGAAGAGTTAGTGTGCATCCATAGAACAAATGAACATATGCAAGGCTGAGAAGTGCAAGGTATCTTGGGTATAGGGAACTACCAAGCAAGGACACAAGATATCACAGATTCTACAGTAGTAGAAACCAAAGATTGCTTATTATAATCATATCATTAAGATTACTGTGACATTTGGTTCAGATTTATAAAGCCTTTGAGGCCTATGAGTTTAATGGATGTTCTAAAATGGGACTGAGTGAAATGCTGTTTTGCACTGAAGAATAAGGATCTTGTCTTGGAAAATCTGaaaactgtactgtacattcTTATAGTTGTGACTCTCTTTTGCACTATTGCTGTGGAGTACAGGAAGGGGAATCATTTAGCTTAAGTAGAATTCAGTGTTGAGCCATCAGTCCACAGCAATAAAATGGATAATGTGAATAATCAGAGAggctcctccctccttctccttcctctaTGGAGTTGGTTACACTCGTATCTGTTTCACAGGTTCTCATTAACTACAACACAAAAGAATAAAAGGAAGCTGGTCGGAAAGAGAGAAGGCATCTCATATGACAAGCTCTGACTAGGATGTAGTGACCTACATCGCCTTACAGCTATTTGTCTTCCCATGTGGGCAACAACAGTGCACCATATGGAAGGAATGGTATGATGTCTGACAGATTAGTCCCCAATACAGCTGCTGATGTGTGGCCTTGCGCTGGTGTCTGGTTGTCACATTTGATGGAAGATTGTTGCGATGTCAGAGGCGACTATGTGTAGAAGATGACCTCAGGAATCTGTCCGTCCTCTACCGAAGTGCCATTGTTGTTGCCAGCTGCGTAGCAGAAGGTGAAACAGGTCTTTGTGCCCGTGGATGATGACTCGTGCGTTACCTTTCTCATTCCCTTAGTCCCGTAATGAGAGTCTGGACCCTGCAGGAAGGACAGTGAGGAGGTTGAATACAAACTGCACAGTGGAAAATTAGATTATTTAACATTactaagaggaaaaaaatccagttttacTTATACGTCAGTGCGATGCCAAACAGTGTAATACTatacatttaatgttttgtattatGTATCGATTATTTCCAACACTTTACAGACCTTAAGTGTAGCGCAGGCAGTGTAGTTGACGTTGGGCAGAATCTCCACTGGTTCTTTGAACATGACTCTGAAGGTGTTAGCTGACCCATCACAGCTGAACCCTGTATCGTTCTGACCCAGAACCGTGTTACTGTCTGTGTGAATTATCTGTGTAAGGagagcagacacaaacatccAAAATCTGTTACACAGAATTCCTACATATCGTGAATTGAGCAACAAAAGTGTTAGAGTCCGTACTTGTATGTTGACTTGGTAGTCTGTGGGTCCATGTATAGAGCCGTAGAGGCCGAACCCAACCACAAATATCCTTCTGTTTACTGAGAATCTGAAAGGACCATGAACACACCAAGGTCATAAGTAATTGTGTTAAGGTGGGTACAAATGCACATTTCTCAATCTAAAAGGAGACAAATTTTCACTGACTATAGTTTAATAATCTTGGCAGTAAAACAGCCCACGCCCTATTGGCCCATTAATAATTGATTAAAAGTAGTTTGTATGTCAAACACTCActaaatcaaaatgtaattatgtaaaaaaaaataaaaaaaaaaaataagactgtaattatgtttttaaaacgCCCCGATCTTCACTCACCGTATGCGATCGCTTGTCCCGCTGTAGCCCCAGCGGCTCTCCACCTGTCCAAAACGTGTGATGCTGCACTCCTTCCCGCGGAGGCAGCAGCGAGGCCGGTCGATGAAATCTACACGAGGCTTTGGGTTTACTGTGAAGTGGAGGAAGAGACTTACCACCTCTCTGTCAGTGAGGATATTGGACTGAGCTGGACCTGAAGGGACAATGACACAATGAAAAGACAGAGATGAAGCCCAGCATCTGGAAAGTAAAGAAatagtgtctgtttttttttttcatgtgttctTGTTCACCTGCAGCAAACTCCTCAATGGTCATGAGAGGGAAGCGGATGAGTGTAAGAGCTTTTCCCAGGACTTTGCGTTTGTTCTCAGGCGTGGGCTGCAACTGCTGCCTGtgagcctcagcctcagcccaGCGCACCGCAGCTCCAAACAAACGCACCTCCCTCACCCCAAGAGTGTCCCTCTCCAACACTGCCACCAACGTATCTAAAACACAGAGAGATAAGAATTGTTGCCCAGCTGGGTAACATCCATTCTGACATACAGCATGTTGCATTTAATAGTCATCAAAGGAAAGCCTGGGTGAGCAGGAACACATTACCTAAGTCGATGTCAGTAAAGCCTTCAGCAGCGAGAGCATCTCCAGTGTTCTTATCGATATTTTCTAGACACAGGCTGGCAAGCTGAGGTTCATCAAACAACCGTGCCTGAAACAATGAAGACAACACAGTTTAATAGATGCATTTGGACATCTGTAAAATGACCAGGAGGCTCATTATTGCCTTCTGAGTGGAGCTGCTGGACTGTATTTGTGCCTGAGCAATGTTGCTGCTGTCATACACTGCACTGATCgatgttttaaaaagatttaCCTCAGAAAAGTActgtagtaaaaaaaacaaaaaaaacagacatgtagGCAACAAATGAAGTCACAGAGAAGAACAGCTGATCATCCAGAGCTGAGGGAGGCTGACCTGAGTAAGCAGCATGAAAGCATTGTCTGCTCTCAGGTTCTTCTTGAGGAACTCCACACAGTGAGCCTCCAGGGCTGGCACTGCATATTTCTTAGCTGTGTACAGTGTGGTCATCACTGTCTCTGGCCCGATCTGAACTTCATCAGAGTACAGGAACCTGCAGGAGAGCCGCAAATCACACAAGGCAGTGCAATTTCATTATCATACGCAGTTTAGGGGATTAGATGGTTGGTTGTCTTAATCATAAGCTGCCGTGTATGTTGCATTAACCATCAGTGCACACTCACACCCCTTACTTTAACAGGGCCAGAAAGGCGGCTGGTTCCACATCAGGAAGCTCGATTTCCGTGGAAGTCGTCGCCATCCCACCGTTGAACATCGCATCAAACACCGCGCTCCCGACGGCCAACACAAACCTGACAGCGGATTGGGGTTAGAGCAAACAGGCAGCGACAACAAAGAACAAGACCGAGGTTTGTCTTTGCAGGTTCAGAACTCAGCCAGCTAATGCCTTGGTTAAGCCTTACCTGTGTGCAGGTATCCTCTGAACGCCCATTCCTTTGCCCACTAAAAAATGAACGTCACTGAGCACCTCGTTGTTGAAGAGGAAGGCGAATCTCTCCTTCACGGTGCTCTTCGTCGCCTGCCAGTTGTACACGGGCTCCCGGTACACCAGGACAGACGCAGCTGCCGGAGTGGCGGTCGGTGCCGCCGCCGGGGACGCGTTGGACGCTGCGGTGGTTGCCATATTTGACGCCGGAGTCGCCATAGCTCCGACTGCCGCAGCAGCTGCCGCAGCGGGCTGCTGCAGGGGGTTCTGCGCAGTCGGTGGCGCTCCGGTCGAGACTCCGTTGCTGTCTACTCCGCCAGGCCCCAGCTGCGGGTTGGGACGCCTCGCTGTTCCCTGCGCTCCTCCGGCCGCACCGACGGCTCCGCCGTTGGATGCTGGCATGGAGAAAACGCTGTTGCTTGGTTGGCTGTTTCCCAAAGGACCCGGACCGGAGAAATTAAGGCAAGGAGGCCTGCCGCTGTTGTCTCCAGCAGCCATCTTCCACCTAGCGAAGGCGTAAACAACGCACCTATTCGCTTACTGTATTTCTAGTAGTCTCGACCGTCCTGTCTGCATTTTGCTGCCCCTAGCGTCTGCTCCTGGTACTACAAGCTACTCCATCTACACAGGAGCTCCAGTCCGATTGTAACTAAAATGCACAACTTTTTTTCCACTTACAACACAATATGCATTTGAGTCCAATTATTGGGTGTTTACTCTTGATAGCCACCCTATCATGCAGACCTCTGCCCTATAACTGTCCTCCATATTTCAATAATCATTAAACAACCCAGGACTTTCTTGCCATAAAAGGATAATATCCTGACctgccatgaaaaaaaaatattattacatttttatttgattttgggGTACatgaattcaaatttaaatagtAGACTAAAGAGTAAAGGCACTGGACAGTGTTTTGTATATGAACCTGAATGGTGAATGCTATTCAAAGATACGGcagtattttaactttatttaaaatactgcATGTTTTATGTTCTTTACAGTCCATGTGTGCTTATATTTTTGCTCTTAATAATGTGTGTTTCATCTCAACATTTTGCTTTGCAGCCAATAATGAGTCTATATAGGCCCATCACtcagtcttttttgttttggatttttcatTGACCTTCCaccctgcgatggactggtgactttCCACTTGCACATCTTACTTTCTTGCCATCCTCTGACAGTCTCAGCATTTATGAGGTTCATGTTTGTTAATGTCCAATTCTCAGGACAGCTCAGCTTCTTCATCTCacgtgtttttctttcttttttcattttggaaaaacagCCACCAAGCTCAGCTCATACTGCCCACAGACTGACTCACAGTGTAGCTATTATGGGTTCATCCAGAATCTGGGATACTGGTGGTCAGCTTGTGTCAGTGAGCATATTACAAATAATGTCATATCATGTACACATGGTTTCAAAATGTAGAATGTTTTTGGGAAGCATCAAAAAGATGTACCATGACCACAATGAGCTGAATGGATTTTCCTAAGGTTTTAAGGATTTTAAGATGTGAAAGTATCAAGcacatcaagaaaaaaaaggaaaattacagaaattttaggagaaaacagaaacctaCAATAGAAaacagtgctgcagtgctgttttttatATAATGTGGTATAACACAACTTCATATCAAGGGCTTAGGGATCAAAATA from Mastacembelus armatus chromosome 17, fMasArm1.2, whole genome shotgun sequence encodes the following:
- the btbd2b gene encoding BTB/POZ domain-containing protein 2; protein product: MAAGDNSGRPPCLNFSGPGPLGNSQPSNSVFSMPASNGGAVGAAGGAQGTARRPNPQLGPGGVDSNGVSTGAPPTAQNPLQQPAAAAAAAVGAMATPASNMATTAASNASPAAAPTATPAAASVLVYREPVYNWQATKSTVKERFAFLFNNEVLSDVHFLVGKGMGVQRIPAHRFVLAVGSAVFDAMFNGGMATTSTEIELPDVEPAAFLALLKFLYSDEVQIGPETVMTTLYTAKKYAVPALEAHCVEFLKKNLRADNAFMLLTQARLFDEPQLASLCLENIDKNTGDALAAEGFTDIDLDTLVAVLERDTLGVREVRLFGAAVRWAEAEAHRQQLQPTPENKRKVLGKALTLIRFPLMTIEEFAAGPAQSNILTDREVVSLFLHFTVNPKPRVDFIDRPRCCLRGKECSITRFGQVESRWGYSGTSDRIRFSVNRRIFVVGFGLYGSIHGPTDYQVNIQIIHTDSNTVLGQNDTGFSCDGSANTFRVMFKEPVEILPNVNYTACATLKGPDSHYGTKGMRKVTHESSSTGTKTCFTFCYAAGNNNGTSVEDGQIPEVIFYT